Part of the Phaeodactylum tricornutum CCAP 1055/1 chromosome 5, whole genome shotgun sequence genome is shown below.
TCGCGTTATCGCCACTTTCGAAATTTGACCTAACACGAAGTTGACAGTTTGGTTGTGTGTACTTTTGAGCGCGTGCGAAGTACGTCTCTTTATCCGAGAAAAAAAAAGCAGTTCTAGACTCGGATGGAACTTACACAGCAAGTCGAGCACATCCGCAACAAAGTCGAAACAGGTCGACCGCTGCTGCAACCATCTCGATGGTTTAAAACTCCGACCGCAATGCATCTCTGGTAATCTCTCCCAGACATAACGATGAAATGTACCTTAGCGGTCGGACTTTTTTCACTACGTCATTGATACATCTCGTCATACTCCGGTGAGTAGGATACGGACAGGCAAGAGCTCTCTAACATAAAACATTTCAACTACCACTTCGTATTCATGAATTTAAAAACTACAACTGAAGGAAAGTCGGTCCGACCACCCACTTAGCGACATTCTAATCACCTAGAGGGGGTCCTGGTGGGTACCACAAGTTGGCATCCATCCTTGTTACGTCGCTGATTCGGATTTGCATTCTTGCTCGCAAGAGAAGCGTTGGATAGCATCTCGCATTGCTTCGCGAACGGCACTTCGTCGATCATATTCTTGCCGAAAGCCCAATCTTGGCACCCACATGCCCCTTCGAAGATGGAACCATTGAAAAAAATTGGGGTTCCAGCGATGGAAGATAACAAGCAACTTGCTGTCAGGTATATGGTCGATATTACGGACATTCCATGGCTCTAGACCTTCTGGTCCAAAGACTCTCATGAGCATGATCATATTGTCTCGTTTAGAGCCAGGCTGGGAAATTGCCTTTTGAGGACCAACGTCACGCGGCATCTGCTGCTGCAAGGTCTCGCACTTCTCCACACAAGACTCCCAATCGTTGCTAGAATACATTGAGTGTCCCATCGTTGGAGCAATCGTAACCGGAATATTTTCAGGAAGACAGCGCGACGAGTTCATAATGCCCAACAACAAACGTAAGGACGGGCGTAGGGGTAATCGATTGGGTGGCAATCAATTTTGCGAGCTTTGGTGAAATGAGCGAATTAATCGTGTGAGGAAATTTTTCTTGGTTATGGCATTGATAGGCTGCAAATCTCACGTTTGACTGGATTGTTTTGTGAACGTGGTGACGAATTCTTCCCCCTTCTTCCCCCTTTCTCGTTTCCTATCTGGTGCTCCCATGACCGCGTTCTGTAAATCACAGAAACGAACGATACTTAATCATTCAGCCAGTTCACTGTTTGTGTCCACTATACCTAGCATATATATGACATCAGTATTTGCAAGCTTTTCTGGGGGGACTGTTTTTGGGTGTGGGAACAACACCCACACGAGAAGGTTACGGGCTCACTGTTTCAGTAGTCACAATATTGGTCAAGTATTATGGTCATCCAGGATGTTGGCAGCCAAGAAATGGTTGATTGAACGATTTCACTGACTAAGTTATACGATATTATTCTCTTGCAGTTTAACATTCTGTTTCTAATTACGAATACAGATTCTTCGTAATCGCAAGACAGCGAAAACTTTACTTACATCAGCTACCGAACAGTGAGAGATTTTTCTGCGCGCAGACTGGCTGATttcaagaaaatgaaaattgaTGAGAAGTTCTCGCTATTGTAAAGTTTGGATTCGCGCATCAAATTTTCTAATATTTGTTCGACATCCATCCGGGAGATATAAACATCACCAAATTCTGCCCCAGAGACAGCAACAAGCTCCGATTTAAATTTTCAGGGGTCGAACGGAGCCTATACCTAGTTGGGCCATCCAGAGTGTGATCGCTATTGAGCTGAAGTAAGTTAAAAGACAAGGTGGAGAATGGGATTGACGGTGGTTTTGTCAGTGAATTCTGCCAATAATGAGTTGTATTTGGTTGCCGACATTGTGAAGCACACCATGCTAACAAGATCCTGCCTCACCTTGCCTACTAGTATTTCGCATACAAGTAGAGCGTAAAATAAGCCAGCAGCTCCACCGACAATAGAAAAAATCAGCCCTTATTTGTTCTGGCCAGAAATTCCTTTTTATGCGCTGCTTATCTCCTTTGAAATTTTTTCTGCAGTACCGCTTTGTACGCGAAGCATCGGAGACGAATTTTCgcagtcactgtcaaccagTGGCGACAAGTTATCGAAAATAGCGGTTAGAATAGTCTCCTATCGAGCTATTGTAAAGAAAACTATGCACTTCTCAAGACTGCGACCGTTGAGTTCTATCTTGCTTCACTGATGTCACGTAGAGAAATGATTGTTTGCTGATAAACAACTTTCAGTTAGGCAATGCCTCGAACGTCGGTTCTGAAAGTGACCATTGGAGTAAACCATATATTGTATGATTTCAGAAAGCGATTTAACGTCCACagaaaagaagagaaagcaCGGAGAAATTAATTTCAATAATTCTGCTTATATCTTTTTGGGGTTCGGCTTATAAATATCATCCTCTGATGGGCAATTAAATCTTCTTCACTATCTCAGTTTTTAAAGGTGTTTCGAATTGCCTATATGAATTCAATCAAAGCAACATAGACTCTTGATAGGGGCTCCTACTAGAGACTCTGTGTATAAGAGAGAGGATATACCTTCAATATAAAGGATTCATATTGTTTGATTTTCCGACATGAGAGGCGgttttcgtt
Proteins encoded:
- a CDS encoding predicted protein, with product MNSSRCLPENIPVTIAPTMGHSMYSSNDWESCVEKCETLQQQMPRDVGPQKAISQPGSKRDNMIMLMRVFGPEGLEPWNVRNIDHIPDSKLLVIFHRWNPNFFQWFHLRRGMWVPRLGFRQEYDRRSAVREAMRDAIQRFSCEQECKSESAT